Sequence from the Acidimicrobiia bacterium genome:
AGCTCGTCGGGGGTGATCTCTTTGCGGCGGGCCTCCCCCTCGTCGATCCACGGGCGGAAATCCGACGGCCGGAACTGCGGGAAGTTGAGCAACAGGTTGCCCATGTCCCCCTTGGGGTCGATGATCAGCGCCGGGATTCCAGAGAGAAGCGCCTCTTCGAGCGTCACGATGCCGAGGCCGGTCTTGCCGGAACCGGTCATACCGACGATGACCCCGTGGGTCGTCAGGTGGTGGGATTCGTAGAGGACCTGGTTGCCGTCCCGTTCGCCCGTGCCGGGATCGAGCGTGCCGCCCAGAAAAAGCTCACCTCTACCGACCTCGACCACGCCCAGCTCCTTGCTCGTTGTGTCGGGGATTGTATCCGGACGCGCAGAGGCGGCCCATCGGGCCGCCTCATTCGCGCTCACGTGCCGGAGGGTTTAGGGGATCGTGACACTTCCGGTGGTCGTTGCTGAGCCGCCGGGGCCGCTAACTGAGAGGTCGATCTGGTAGGTGCCGCGTGGCAACCCCTCGATCTGTGCTGTAGCTCCCGCAGCGCTTCTTGGGGAGGTCTGGTCCCCGGTTACGTACCAGATGTATGTGTCGATTTGGCCTGTCGAAGCATTCCCATCTAAAGCGAGCGTACAGGTGATACCGATGAAGTCGTCGACGCAGGTGCTCAGGGATGTGAAGTCCGCCGTTGGGGCAGGGGTCCCGGTTCCCGTGGGAGGTACTTCTGTTCCGCAGCCTTCGACGGAGTTGCTCCCATCGATGGCATAGTCCTCATGAGCCAGATGGGCCGGAAGTGCTTTCACGCTCACGTTGATG
This genomic interval carries:
- a CDS encoding DUF87 domain-containing protein, which encodes MSANEAARWAASARPDTIPDTTSKELGVVEVGRGELFLGGTLDPGTGERDGNQVLYESHHLTTHGVIVGMTGSGKTGLGIVTLEEALLSGIPALIIDPKGDMGNLLLNFPQFRPSDFRPWIDEGEARRKEITPDEL